Within Thermus sp. CCB_US3_UF1, the genomic segment GGGTGAAGCGGGCAAGCCACGCCTCATAGGCCTGGCGGTCCCGGGACTCCTTGGCCTCGGTGTAGGCGTGGTAGAGGAGCACATAGGCGGAGATGAGGGCCAAGGCCACCCCGGTGAGGAGGAGGGCCTGGAGAAGGGCCCGCTGGACCAAGGGGTAGCCGAAGAGGCCCAGAAGCCGACCGGAAAAGGTGAGGACCAGCCCCCCCAGGGCCAGGGCCTCCAGGACCACCACCCCGAAGACCAAGAGGGCGTAAAGCCGCTCACCAGGCCGCCACATGCCTCTCCAAAAGCTTGAGGAGCTCCCCGGGGCTGAAGGGTTTGGTCAGGTAGGCCTGGGCCCCCAGGGCCAGGGCCTGGGCCATGTTCCGCTCCTGCTTGAGGCCGGAAAGGACCACCACGGGGGTATCCTTCCCGAGCTCCTGCCGCAGGTGGCGCAAGAGGTCCAGACCCGCCCCCCCGGGGAGGTTGAGGTCTAGGACCACGGCGTCCCAGTCCCGGGCCAAGGCGGCGCGGGCAGAAGGGTAATCCCGGACCAGGAAAGGGGCGTGGCCCGCGCGCCCCAGGGCCAGCTCCAGGATCTTGGCCACCGCGGGGTCATCCTCCACCAGCAGGATCCGCATCCTCGCCTCCTCACCCTAAGGTAGGCTTCCCTTGTGAAAACCCCGTGAAGCCCTCAAGGGGAGGGGGGAAGGGTCTGGAGAAGCCGCAGGACCTCGGGGTCGGGGTTCCTTTGCGCCTCCTCCCGCAAAAGCCGCCGGGCCTCCTCCAGGCGCCCCCCTTCCAGCAGGGCCTTGGCCAGGGTGAAGCGGGCCAGGGGGTAGCCGGGCTCCAGGGAGAGGACCTGCCGGGCCAGGCGTTCCGCCTCCTTGGCCCGGCCCAGGGCCAGGAGGACCTCGGCCAGCCCCCAGCGGGCGTCCAGGTTCCCCGGGTCCTCCCCAAGGACCTGGCGGTAGCTGGCCTCGGCCTCCCCGTAGGCCTTCTGGTGGTAGAGGAGGCGGGCGTAGCGCACCCGGATGTCGGGAGCGTCCCAAAGGGCCAGGGCCCGCTCAAAAAGGGGCCGGGCCTCGGCGTGGCGCCCCTGGAGGTAAAGGGCGAAGGCCAGCTCGCCCATGGCCTCGGCGTCGTCGGGGAAGACCTGGAGGGCCCGCCTGAGGAAGCCCTCCGCCCCCCTGGGGTCTTGAGGAAGCCGCCTTTTGCCCTCGTAGAGGCTCTTTCGCTCGCGGAAGGGCTGGGGATCGGAAGGGTAGCCCTCGAGGCCCTCCCCATCCAAGGCGAAGGCCCGCACCTGCCCTAAGCGGTCCGCCTGGGGCGGGTAGCGGAAGGCGTTCCCCTCCCCCAAGGCGGAGAGGACCACCCGCTCCCCGCTTCGCACCTCCAGCCGGAACCCCTGGGCCCCCGGGGGCAGGAGGAGGCGGAAGACCACCTCCCCCTCGGGCCCGGGAAGGGGGCGGACCAGGGGGGCCGGGAGGAGTTTCCGCCGTACCCCCTTCCCCAGCACCGCCCCTTCCCCGGCGGGCAACACCTCCCGCCCCAGGGCCAGCCGCCCCCGGTAGAGGGAAACCCGGGCCGTCCCCTGGCGGGAAAGGCGCAGGTGGGTGCCGGTGGGGCGTACCTCCCCCTCGGGGGTGAGGAGGGTCAAGGGCACCTGGCCCTGGCGCACCGCCTCCACCCCACCCCCCTCCAGGGCCAGCCGCACCCGCTCGCCCCCACCCCAGAGGCTCCGCCAGCGCCAGGCCCCTCCTTCGGCCTCCGGGCTGAAGGCAAGCTCCAGGCCCGCAAGCCGCACCACCTCCCCCGCCGGTACCTGGCCGAAGGCCCGGGAGCCCAAGGGCGCGGGGAAGATGGGCAGGCGGGTGAGGAAGACCAGGGCCAGAAGGAGGAGGAGAAGCCGCCCCACCGGGGCCCGCTGGCCGGGCATGGGCCGGGGCAAGAGGAGGAGGAAGGTGCTCCCCCGGCCCGGACGGCTCTTCAGGCGCACCTCCCCCCCGTGGGCCTCGAGGACCCGCTTCACCAAGGCCAGCCCCAGGCCCGTCCCCTCCTCCTCCCCCCGGGTGGAGGCGCGGTAGAAGGGCTCAAAGATCCGCTCCTGTTCCTCCCGGGGGATCCCCGGGCCGGTATCGGACACGGCGATCCCGTAACGGTTGGGGCCCACCAGGAGGCGCAGGACCACCCTCCCCCCTTCCGGGGTGTACTTCACCGCGTTGTGGAGCACGTTGAGCACGGCCTGGTACAGCCAGTCCCGGTCGCCGTACACCCAGGCCTCCCCCTTGGGCAGGACCAGCCGGAGGGAAAGGCGCTTCCGCCGGGCCAAGGGCCGCCCTTCCTCCGCCGCCTGGAGCAGCAAGGCCTTCAGGTCCACCCGCTCCGATTTAAGCCGCACCCCCTGGCCCAGGCGCAGGTAGTCCTGGGCCCGGACCAGGAGGTCCTGGATACGCCGGGCGCTCCTTTCGGCGATCTCCAGGATCTCCCGGTCCTCGGGGGAAAGGCTTTCCCCTTCCCGGACCAACTCCAAGGCCCCCAGGACGCTCATCAAGGGGTTCTTGATCTCGTGGAGGAGGAGGCCAAGCAGCCGGGCGGTCTCCTCCTGGGCCTTGAGGAGCGCGAGTTCCCGCTCCCTCAGGGCCAAGACCTGGGCGAAGGCCCGCAGCAGCAGGCCCAGGGCCTCCTGGACCTCCTTGGCGGGCGGGGGACCCTCCCAGTAGAGGGCCAGCTCCCCCTCCTGCCCAAGCTTCTCCCCCTTGAGGGGGCCCTCCGGCAGGACCTGGCCCCGGAAGGAAAGCCGCACGGGGTAGCGGCGGAGAAGGTCCGCCAGAAAGGCCAGGTCCGTGGGGGGGTGAGGCCGGAGCACGGGAGGACTAGGGCCTGGGGGCCATGACCACCAGGAGGAGGGCCGGGCTGGCCGACTCGTTGCGCACCCCGTGGGGCTGGCCCGCGGGGGCCAAGGCCGCCATGCCGGGGGCCAGGAGGGCCTCCTCCTCCCCCACCCGCACCACCACCTCCCCCTCCAGCACGTAGTAGACCTTGTCCGACCCCAGGTGGGCGTGCACCTTCTGGGCCTGCCCCGGCAGGAGGGCGTAGAGGTCGTAAAGGAGGTGAGGGGAGTCAAAGACGGGGATCTTGGCCATCCGTTCCGGGCTGAAACGGGCCAGGCTTTTGAGGTCCCGGATCTCCATGCCCCCAAGTCTACTTGACGGGGAAGGAAGGGCGCACTACACTAACCTTTGCGCGCCGGGGAGTAGCGCAGCCTGGTAGCGCACACGCTTGGGGTGCGTGTGGTCGTCGGTTCAAATCCGGCCTCCCCGACCAAGGAAAGCCCCCGCCCTAGGGGCGGGGGCTTCTCCT encodes:
- a CDS encoding cupin domain-containing protein; this translates as MEIRDLKSLARFSPERMAKIPVFDSPHLLYDLYALLPGQAQKVHAHLGSDKVYYVLEGEVVVRVGEEEALLAPGMAALAPAGQPHGVRNESASPALLLVVMAPRP
- a CDS encoding HAMP domain-containing sensor histidine kinase, which gives rise to MLRPHPPTDLAFLADLLRRYPVRLSFRGQVLPEGPLKGEKLGQEGELALYWEGPPPAKEVQEALGLLLRAFAQVLALRERELALLKAQEETARLLGLLLHEIKNPLMSVLGALELVREGESLSPEDREILEIAERSARRIQDLLVRAQDYLRLGQGVRLKSERVDLKALLLQAAEEGRPLARRKRLSLRLVLPKGEAWVYGDRDWLYQAVLNVLHNAVKYTPEGGRVVLRLLVGPNRYGIAVSDTGPGIPREEQERIFEPFYRASTRGEEEGTGLGLALVKRVLEAHGGEVRLKSRPGRGSTFLLLLPRPMPGQRAPVGRLLLLLLALVFLTRLPIFPAPLGSRAFGQVPAGEVVRLAGLELAFSPEAEGGAWRWRSLWGGGERVRLALEGGGVEAVRQGQVPLTLLTPEGEVRPTGTHLRLSRQGTARVSLYRGRLALGREVLPAGEGAVLGKGVRRKLLPAPLVRPLPGPEGEVVFRLLLPPGAQGFRLEVRSGERVVLSALGEGNAFRYPPQADRLGQVRAFALDGEGLEGYPSDPQPFRERKSLYEGKRRLPQDPRGAEGFLRRALQVFPDDAEAMGELAFALYLQGRHAEARPLFERALALWDAPDIRVRYARLLYHQKAYGEAEASYRQVLGEDPGNLDARWGLAEVLLALGRAKEAERLARQVLSLEPGYPLARFTLAKALLEGGRLEEARRLLREEAQRNPDPEVLRLLQTLPPSP
- a CDS encoding response regulator transcription factor codes for the protein MRILLVEDDPAVAKILELALGRAGHAPFLVRDYPSARAALARDWDAVVLDLNLPGGAGLDLLRHLRQELGKDTPVVVLSGLKQERNMAQALALGAQAYLTKPFSPGELLKLLERHVAAW